The sequence below is a genomic window from Chiroxiphia lanceolata isolate bChiLan1 chromosome 8, bChiLan1.pri, whole genome shotgun sequence.
GAAGGCACATACATAcgctaaatgaaaaaaaaaatatggtttaaGAACAAAGGCTTATctatttatttgtaaaacatGAGACGCACAAAACCAGGCATCCCACTTAAAATTAATCCAggtactgaagaaaaattaggtTTCTATTCCCCTGCTCCTATGCTGGGTCTAGAACTGTTTCTTTTGcttcaacagaaacaaaataaaatgccacAGGAACTACAAGAAAACCGCTTTCTTCTGGTAGCAGTAAAAACACAAATtagtaataaaatatgaatatttttaaaaattaaaatcagttttaagcGATCATCATCTGCCAGGTTCCCTAATAGGTCTATGTCCCAACTGTAGAGATTGACTTTTGACCTGCCTCCAACCATCCATTCACAGGCAAAGGATCCCATAGGAACTGAGGACTGAGATTCAGTGTCACATCATCATAAACACTCCATAGCTCCTCAGAGATCATGATGGGTAAGTCTACACTGGCAGAAGATTTTATCATGCATCTTTAaacttcagctttcttttttagtCTGAATTCCTTCGTTTCTCTTCCACATGATCTCTTTGTATCCTGAAACTGGTAGATTAAAGACCAAAAGGGACTATCTGATGATCTGCTTTGATCCTCTGTATGCCACAAGCCACTGAATTTCAAGATGGGACTGTTTTATTAATTACATATAATTTAGCTTCTCACAGGCTGAAATGCTTATCCATCTATCTTCTCATTTACCTAACATACCCTACACTCTCATTTAAGGAAACACAAACATCACAATCTGTCCTTCCTCAGTTACATACactggagctctgcctgcagagaggATCAGGCTCAGGATCATCTTTCTTGCAAATCTGGAATTCATGCTGCCACGTCTGGTGGATTTCACtaaagcagaagctgcaggaaatattttctgtgcagcACTTTTAGTTTTCTGCTAGCAATGTCTTTCTTTAATTCCCCACCAAGTCCTCATGATGGCACTCAGGCCAGAAAATTTAGTGATTTATCTTCTTAAAATAACTAAAcccaaaagaaaagagaatctATTTTCCCACACACATTTCTATTCCCCTATACAGCATCCCAAAACACCTCTGTTCTTTCCTTCATTAGAAGTTGGCAAGACGATGGtggacaaaaataaacacaatggaagatataaaatacacaatattgttttattgaagctgaaatataattttaaaatatagcagCAGAAAATATATGGAATTTCAGTATTTCCCTGAGTTGTATTGGATTACAATTTCCATAGACATTTAGTAACCTGAAATTTAGGGATATAAAGTTGGGGTTTTTGAAAGGCATTTCATGCTGTACATATTTTGCTTGTACTTGTGATTACAAGAACTATGTAGCACTCCACTGGCCAGTAAGATCTTACCTACTCAGAGAGAGATTGAGCTACAGACCTTTAGTAGGGGCAACTCAGTACACAGGAAGATCTGGCTGAAACTGTTCCCATAAGATTGGGGTCGGGGTGGAGGTATTCAAATCATATCCAGTGGTTTAGTTAATTAAACTTTAACCCAGCTCTAGATTTTAACATCAACCCAGATTTACCAGTATATAATCACCCAGCTGGCGACAAGAGCAGCTTCTGGGAGTGAGGTGCAGTGACAACAGGCCTTCGTTGTTCCTTCAAATACAGATGTATGAGAGGCACATGACAACATCCCGGCATGGCAGCTTTGGAGAAGTATCTTCACAGACTTCTAGGAAAGCAGCTGCTGACCCTCTAGGGCACACAGTACCATGCAGTCCATGGAATGGTTTTCAAAGCATTTACTTTCAGCTTTACTTTTACTTCCATGGTTAAGCGAAGGAGAGAACTTATTTCACAGTCAGAATCCCCAGAACAAGGAGGGCACAATATTCACAGGATGACTTGCTCAGAGATTGAAAATGAGATGCAAGGGAGTTACTCTGAGTAAAAGAAGCTTGCCACTAACCTAGTGGATCAGGACAAACAAGCTACTATCCAATTAAGGATCCTCATATTACCAACTCTATAAGTCCACTGTGACTTAGCAGTTTTCAAGCTGCCAACTTGATTAtatctttaaatacattttcatcacatgaaatgaaaaaaaaattttttataactttttgTCTTGATTCAGAATTGAAATACcctttcaagaaaataaaaaacaatgcTCCATCAAATAtatctaaatttaatttttttctccatattgCTAGACAGAATGCCCCAAAGATAATATTGTACGTAGCTTGTATAATTTAACTGGTCAAATTAAAAAACTACAGATAAATATAAAGATTGGAAACAAAagtgtgtttttcctctgtgtaggattgcaaacaaaaatccattctgtgtttctacaCAAGGTTGTACCActttcttaaaagaaacaagttttcACTACATTTTCCTCAGTTCTTTCAGCTTTGCCCTGGTATTAGTCATGTTTTTTGTCCCCTAAAATACAGCAGTTACAGAAAGGTGGGAATCTGCCTACAAAGGCAGAAGGATAACACAGCACTGGTTTGATCTGACAGCCAATGAAGAGATTGAAAAAAACTGGATCAAGACTGCGTAGTCCCATCGCTTGtggaattgtttctttttattagcaCATGCTGAGGAAGAGACTAAGTAACAAAGGGCTTCAGTTCACAGACCACTTGTAGATTTTGCTGTGTTGGCTCAGGTGATTTACATGTTCACCACTGCCAGAAGTTACTGTCCAACAGCAGAGATAAATGGAACAAGATACACGTTTCTCTCTGAGATATAAACCTGTGTTCTAGAAGCATAATACAATGAGCCAGACCTGAAATGGAGACAGTAAACTTCAGTACAGGGGtacaacagaaaattaaaggTGGGACTTTCTTCAGCTAAACCTGTTAGAGACTGAAACACAATGTTTTGATTGCCCAGTAGAAGATGCAGGTATCAAGTATCAGAAGAATGGCAGCACActagtttaaaaccatcacaGCCCAGAGTCTGTTGTGCTGGGAATAGACTAAGTATCACCATTTGCCCTGGTAAAACCATCTTTCATATCAGGCAATCAAAATTTTGATAAATTTTGGTCCAATCACAAGATAGACATTTCTCTGAAACACCAAGGAACATTAATAAAACACATCAGTCAATTACATTCATTCTTCAAAGAcctgcagcagcatcacagaaaatctatttaaaaGGCACTTCTCTATTCATAACACTTTCTTTAATCCTCTAGATGATGTCTGCCTTAACAGAATACACTTTTTCCCAAGACATTCTATTGTCCCTGCTGCTTATTGTTTCTGTATTATCAGAGAGCCTTTGTTACATTTCTTCCTGAACTATTTATGCATTTGTGACAACAGGATTGTTTGCTGAGCCATTATGCTGCTAGAACACAAGACATCACGTCCTGACAACACAGAATGCAGGAATGTTGCAAAAACAATCAACCAGTATTTCTCCAAGTCCACCGAGCAGGAGGCTTACAGCAGGTCCATcttgagcagcacagggaaataAACCAGTCACTAGACTTCAGGAGATCTCTTTGTATTatgcagaagcagcacaagTCCTTACACCTTTCATCCTGCTTCTTCCAGCGTGGAGGAAGAAGGCCATCAGCAATCTCTCTCAAatcactgctgctgaaaactgTCACCTCACATCCCCCTCCCACCTCACAGTCCTCTTTTTGAGGCTCTCCCAGCCATCTCCACAAGAACTAACTGGAACTTCTGGTGATGAAGAAACAGATCTTGTAAATATTCCTATTaagaaacaagggaaaaatgtgcatttaaaatatttctgattaaaGTGTTCAGCATagtcagagatttttttttccccgggTGGTCAAAAGCCTCTATTAGCTAAGTCTGCAGTTTGTTTTGAAGtcatagaaaatgttttttttctgatgaaagaCAGAATAGCCCCAAAACCAGAAGTAAAGCCTCAGTTGTCAATGTACAGGGAAAGAAGCAGCTATAATGCAAGTCGGTCTGAACCATGTATGACCAGCCTCAAATCCCAACATGGAAAAGTCACCTCctaataaaaaagtaaaattaaccATTGTGTTATCTTGATGCCATTTAGCCCAGTACCATGGTACTGGTCCTGCAGGGAACATGTATTCTCTCTCCTCTGAGAGGATGGCAAATTCTGGAAAAAGTAACctttttctgaaatctgaatGATTTCAAAGCCTGCTGCTTCTAGGCTATGGTACTGTTTAAGCCAATTCTCTTTAAACATCTAGCATGTAAGCTCCAAAGTCTTCCTAAGTGAATATGGGAGACTGATTAAGCAGGGGATTATGAAAATCCACTACTATTAAGCAGAATATTCTTTCTACTATTGAACAGACTCCAATGACTTCCAAAATCTATACAACTAGGAACTTAAATCTCTGCTATTAAGAAATTacatctctcttctttttccataaATCAGTGTAGAACTAttgattttcagaaaaggaGCCAGTAGTGTATTTATGATGTCTCCCTGTTCCTGTAAGAGGTCctttaatttgctgtttaaaaGTGAAGAACCTTTGTGCATTCTCTCGGTAAATTTTTCTAGTGCACATTTACAggttaaatataatttatgagCAGAGTAAATGACACCAATTCTAAATTCTAATCTTGGGAACTCTTTGATTCTCTCCCTTCTTCATTTTGCAAGTTTCTATTAGAAAACAGACAAAGTTTTCCACCCCAGCTGCAGCTTCTTGGGAATTATAACCCCTAGTCTTTTCTGTTAAGATCAAGAGCAAAACAGCTTTGTTAAGCCAAGGAAAAGGCACAGTTTCCTATTCTTTAACCATGGAACtgaaaaaactgaattttttcagAAGACTTTCTAACTTGCTAAGAATAGAACTGGACGTAACCTTCCAGAATCAAAAAGGCTTTTACTCAAAATCCCCTAAGATCACACATTTTAGTTGACCACCTACCTCAAATCCTGTTTAGAGTTACTACTTAACGATGCATTTCCCACTCTAAAAGTAGGATGGTATTTCTTTGGTCCTGGATGCCCGATACTTTTCCCTTTAGTCATACAGCAGATTGACATACCATTAGCATGTGTTTATTTCCTCCTTATACAGTATCCACTCCTATGGTTTAAGTTCCCTAAAGGTTTGGGAATCGTGCATTAGAAGCAGAGGTAGAAATATTAAATGAcctggaaacagaaaaggcaTTAAGCTGAGCTACAAGAGGAGCAGATGACAAAATCATGAGTGTCACCTTCCCTCTGTCTCATACTCAGACCCCTGTATTGGGGCACTGATTCATATGTGCTGGGAGATTGACCTGGTCTGATTAACGAGATTATCATTTTCACCTTTTTACACTGACACAGACAGAATTGACTCTGTTGAAGGGACACGCCATGAATCAGACCATGAACGCTGCAGGCTCCGACAAACACATTAAAGCAAATGAACACTGATTTCTTCTGAATCTGCTCCTGCATGTGAGTCACCACAGTCAATTATCCAAATCCAGTGTACGAACAGTGGgcagcaaaaataaacattcagaTTAAATCACGCACGAAATCGCTCTACGCCACAAGAAAAAGGCTTGATTTCCACCACTGATGTTGAGGCATGACCGCAATAAACAGCATCCAGCAGCAGTGCTAGCACAGGGAACACCCCTCAGTTCTGCTCAGCTGCACTGGCGTAACCTCGCGTGGCCCCGCAGCGGGGCAGAAGGCAAGGGCTGATCCTCACAGGTGACCAGCAAACGATATTCTTATTGAAGAGTATTCTGAACACACCTCATGAGATAACGCGCGGCTCGGACAGACCCGGGGCGGGGAGGTGGATACCCATTCTGCTGTGCAAGGAGCGAGGACACACATTCGGGTACCGGGACACCGAGACCTCGCTAAAAACACaccggccgctcccgccgccgccccgcgcgcTGGGAACGCGGTGGCTCCGGGACCGGAGAGGCTCCGACAGAGGAGCCCCCCGGGCCTGCGGGGCGAGCGCCGCAGGGGCAGGGaccagcctctcacctcctaCCAGCTTGGGCACCTTGCCGATGCGGCCCGTGATGTCGGCCGTGAGCACGGCGAAGTCCTGCTCGTAGCTCTCGAAGTCCGCGGACATCGCGGCGGTGCCAGTGCCGCtgccggggcggccccgccgaCACTGCTCTGCGCCGCTTCCGCGTTCTGATACCGCCAAATGCGCCCCGCCCTCCCCCGGACACCTCGCCGCAGGTTCCGCCGGCACTCAGGTGCTTCTACCGGCACGGCTTTAAGCGGCACGGCTTTAACCCGGAGTGGCCTGACATGCGGGGTCGCGTTGCTCCGCGGGCACAAACCGGCGGCGGTGGTGATGGGTCACTCCCGTCCTGCAACCCCGCAGCGTTGTAACCTGCAGGGGCACACGGACGCGGCTGCCGCACCAGCTGTTTCCTGCCGGGCCCGTATTGAGGGCGCACCGCGGGCGGGCGGTGGCAGCGCGGTACCcgctcccccccccgcccccgccgctcctccccttccctgccctccccttcccatccctgtcccttcccgCCCTGCCCTTGCCTGCCGGCGGGAGCCATgcacggcggcggcggcggcggcagcggggcggtggcggcgggcgggcggcggtAGCGGGGATGGCGGTGCCGGGCGCGCtggggcgggcgcggcgcctGTGCCACTGGGGCCCGGCAGTGGCGCTGGCCGTGGTGGCCGTGTGCTCCGCCACCGCCATGGCCGACGCCGCGCTCTGGTACTGGCCCCTGGACACGGCCGGGGGCAGCGTCAACTTCATCATGCTCCTCAACTGGACCGTCATGATCCTCTACAACTACTTCAGCGCCATGTTCGTGGGGCCCGGGTACGTCCCGCTGGGGTGGACGCCGGTAAGCGCTGCCGTGAGACCACCGCGCCCCGGGGCCGGGCTCTCCCGCGGTCTCAAGGGCAGAAACCGCGTGTCTTTCCATGGCACCTCTGTCCCCTAAGAATGCTCCGGGCTCGCAGGCCACTCCTCCCTCCTTATCTTGTTTCGAAATCTTCCCTTTCCgcctctttccttccccctcccgcTCCCCCGCCCCGCGCTTAGTTGCTGCTTCTCCCAGCGTTTCCAGTCCGCTCCAACTTGCTCCATTCCCTCCCCTGTGCTGTGAAGTCTCTGTGTTTTACAGGGGCttctcaaagcaaaaaaaaccaggaaacaaGTACTGTTAGCAACACTTGAGAACCTCAGGGTTATCTGCAAGCTCTTGCAGGCACTTGTACTGGAGGCTTTGCTGCCAGCAGTAACAGttacaagaaattaatttaaaattttttttttatgcgAGCCAGAAAATTATATGTTGATCGTATGCTTAATGCAGTACTAGATGGAAATTTGCCTTTCCTGTGCTTCAGTAATCTCTTGGAAGAGGGAGTAGTCAAGGGCCAGAATGATAAAGGTTCAGAGTTTCAAGGCAGCTGCCCAGAGTTTTCTGTTCCAGTGGCACAATAAAAAGTTTAGTAATAGTCACATTTCTACTTGTGGAATATTACTCAGGATAGAGTCTAGTCAGAAGAGGATCCTGATGTAGCCTTAGCCAGACAACTGTGTATTCCACTTCGTGAAGGGAAGATTTTGGCCAGAATTACTACTGGCTATCAACAGGTGTCTCTGTCTCTCATCCTGCTGTAAGAGAGATTATAGAAACATTATTATTAATGCTTAACAAGTACTGTATCTTAGTAGTAAACCTAGATTGGCTTTTGGAATAAAATGCAGAGACAAGGGCCACAAGATTGATTgattgtatttgtttttaattataaagGCCTCATGCTGATTTTTAGTCTCAGAACTTCACTATGAAATCCTGCTTGTACAGTCACTCTTGCTAACTGAAGAACTGTTTGTTTCCTTTAGCAACCAGCACTTTCAACAGTGGGAGATGGCTGTGTTGATAGCCAGATTAACTAAGagattatttcattttggttttttctctgtcacCTACCATTAAATAGTGTTGGACTGTGAAACTCACCctttcagaagaaatcaaatATGCTTAGGTTAGGAAAATGCCAAGAATATGCATTGTTAGTGAAGTTATGTATATATCTAACACTCctattcttctttttaaaggaaaaatctcaGGATTGCATGTATCTCCAATACTGTAAAGTGTGTCAGTCTTACAAGGCACCTCGTTCACACCACTGTCGAAAGTGTAACAGGTActgtctttctttaaaattaaagtcCATATTAAAGCAGCTTAAAAATCTAATCATAGGCTATTACCATAATTTGTTCTTCCAGGacttgtgctttttaaaaaagcttccATATGAACACTATAcccatttcaaatatttcctctttgtAACTGTATGATTTCTATACAGTTTTACCGTATTTTAGTTTAATAAGTGAATGTCTGTAACATTTTCCTTATAGCTTGAAATCAGTTTCTCCTGAGAACTTCTTGACACTACTAACAAAACAATGCAGTCTTGCTTCAGGGATGTGAGTGTGTGTAAATACCTAAAAGTCTTTGAGTCTTTTTTATGTTCTGAGTCCAAACATTCACCTACTGAGGGagcagaaaaaccttttctgtcATCTTTCCAAAAGTGAATTAAATGTTGATTTGAGTGGAAATTTTGTACTGTTCTTTTACTCTTCActaaagaggttttttttttttgaggggagtCTGCATGTTAAGTGAGGCAATAAATCTTTTTTAGGTCAGTTTCAGAAGTTTGTACCTTGTTATCTTCCAACAGACTTGTTCTGGtacaaaatatgcttttattatAAATAGCTGCACTGGAATTTAGTGCAGCTTGAAAAAATCAAGGCATTTCAGCTCTCTACAATCCAAACTGTGGTTGCATTTATCTTGGGTTTACAGGGCAGGTCGTCCTCTGAAGGATTGTTAAACAATGGGGTAAAAGGATATTGCAACATACATGTTCATTTGTTATTTCTATAAACACACTGCGTTTTTAGGAAGTTGAAACTCTAGAGCTGTGCTGTTATTTAGCTGCATCATCTCCAGATTTAAAATTTGAGGCTCCTTTCCTTGAGTGACAATCTTTACACTGAGAACTGATCACTTAGGTGGTCACTTACTTTTACACCTGTCAAGCTAATTTGGGATGTGAACAAATCTTTAAcctggtgggggttttttgtaccTGTAAGCTACACCAAAATAAACAGCTTTAGGTTGAATACAAGAGTGTATCTGGGGTGTTTACACTtggaaaagatattttgaaaaggaTTTTCAGTGGTGTGAGGTCAATACATAACAGTTGAGGAAGCTTTCAGTGTTTACTCCTGAAAATAGAGGCACTAACACACTTGCATCTGTGTAACTTTAAATATTCTTCCTGCAAGTAGTTCACAGGGAAtttgatatttcctttatttttctggtttgcttatttaaaaaaattagcaataATACTAGTGCTTAATTATTGTGATGATAGTTCTTACAGGTCCCATCTTATGGCTCTGTTTTCTGGCTCTGGAATATGCTGCTTTTTAGTAACTAGCAAGTTTGAGTAAAGAGTAGGACAGATAACTAAGAAGGATAGGACCTGGAAGcactttttatttgctttcttttattttatagtgTGGAAGTATAATTCTgaatagcaacaaaaaaagaaactactgTGTTGGTCTGTTGGAAATTGGTGGGTTTAGATGAATGAATGGTGTTTGAATAATAAAAAGTTAGCTGTCCTTTTCTTTGAGCTTTTTGATAAATCATATGTGTCCTTTATATTAATCAATATTTGTTATTCACAGATGTGTCATGAAGATGGATCACCATTGTCCTTGGATCAACAACTGTTGTGGATACCAGAATCATGCATCTTTCACTCTATTTCTCCTCTTAGCTCCACTGGGATGCATTCACGCTTCTTTCATATTTGTTATGACTATGTACACTCAGCTTTACAACAGAgtaagaaaacataattaaatgCTTAGAGTATTATTTAAGTCAGATGCATAAGTTATCTCTGGAAGTACAAGATAATTTGGTTTTCTGAGAAGCAACATGTGGAGTTCCTTGCTATTATTTCAACATACGCTCTTAGTTCTGCTCTCTACCTATGAGAAGTATATATATTAATTGCAGGAGGATTGAGGGaaagttgtttctgttttctttctttttttttttcccctgttgctTGTCATAATCACAGAGAGTTTCCTAGTGCTTTACATTGGCTGAAGACAATTTCTGAGTAGCACTTTTATATAGAGAGAGACAGGCTGTGTTGTGGCTGCCACAGAAACTAGCTGCTATTTGTTTCCAACACACAAGTTAGATgctatttattgttttttactTGCCACTTTTTTAGAATTATGTCCAtttcttcaaggaaagaaaagtacGTTATTTTTGAGACTAAAATTAAATGTTAGTTTGTGGTTTTTAAGTGGAAAACTTTAACTGTAGCAACAATGAGCAAAGGTTGTTCTGCAATGCAGCCCTTATCTCAGATTCACGGTTACGATTATAAGCTTTGATTTCAGCCTTTGTGGTTACAGTGAAGAGCTTGTTAACATGAGCTGAGTGTAACAGATGAAGTTGTGTTTGTAACAGCTGAGTGCAGAGTGACAATGTTGAGAACTGCTGTCTGCCAAAGCTTTCACAGGCAAACCTGTAGCGTTTCTGTGGAAAGCGGGTACTGTTCTGTGCAAAAGTTGTCTGTCTGGTACTGATGAATGCCTTTTTGTTAACATGCAGGAGTCCAGATATTTTTTGCTGATTTTGGGCCTGTAGAGCTGGCAAGATGATATTTGTGGTTTCACTTTCTATCCCAAAGGTCTCCATCTAGCAAAAAAACATGCTGATGAAGACAAAAGtcttttgaaacttttttttttttttaattactccACTTGCATTATGAACCTGTCAGAAGTTGGACACTTACCTTCAGAGCCAGATTCCTTCTTGGTAACTTGCTTTGTTTCAGCAGTTGGAATGTTCTAGACCTGAATGatattttccctttgcagaTATCTTTTGGGTGGAGTTCTGTGAAGATTGACATGAGTGCAGCCAAAAGAGACCCTCGACCCATTATTCCCTTTGGACTGTCTGCATTTGCTGCATCTTTATTTGCCTTAGGACTGGCATTAGGAACAACTATTGCTGTTGGTATGCTGTTTATTATCCAGGTAATGTTAAGGCTCTGTTAAAAAGAAGTTGGAAGTTTTAAGTTTTCCCTGCTTGCGTAGCAGAAACAGAATTCAGGGTTGAGATAGGAAGAGTCATTTAGAGCTTATGTTGCTGTCTAACTTTTCCAGGGGTTTATGTAGCTTTATCCCAGTTTCTCTGTTGTTACCAcagttttttttccattatttttcatgGGGGAGCTTGGAGGTGAAAGTCTAATGAACTAAAGAAAACATGAGATAGACTTTATAAACTCTCTGAAAACGGCAAAATACTTGGCCCTGTCTCTGAAAATAGGTATAAATGTGCCTGATATGTTTCTTAACATGTTTTAGATCTTCGGAAGgaagcaaaaacattttaagcatAAACTGAAATACTGTGTAATACAGACTTAGGTATATAATTCTGGAGCACGTATCTCTGCTGAGtgttaatttttaacattttatgttTCAGTTAAGTCTATGAAAGttgctttgttctttaaaatagatttaGTTTGTTAAGTGACGTTTTCTTTACATAGGTGatgtatttctgcagaaaataaatgctaatttcacttgtcatttttattttagatgaaAGTAATTTTGACAAATAAAACTTCAATCGAGTCCTGGATTGAAGAAAAGGTAAGCTCATATTATAGTATTCTTGTACTGTTACAGAGTTTATTCTCCATATTTATTAGTTTTTTGTTTCACCTCTCTGGATTTAAACCAAAGGTGTCATTTCCATTCACCACTGACTTAACACCTACAAGCAGCATTTCCCTTACTCTGTCTCTGAAATTCAGTGAAAGAGATGAGAAATCAGGTAAatgcataatttttcttttctttttttgtttggaggaGTTTGTTGAACCTAGAATAATATTTGCTTTGAGAAGACTTTGCTTATCCACTTGAAACATGTGGGTGTTTTCATCTGAAACTTGAGTTGTCTTTGTTGTTATACCTACCCGTATCTTTAATTGTCCACCTCACTGACCCATTCTAAGTGACATCATCTGACTCATGGTTTTCATCATTTCCTACTTTGGATATTAAGGGAGGATTTTCCTTGATTTAGGAAGATTTTCCTTGATGGGTAGGATTTTCCTTGATTTTGCAGAAGTACTAGAAAATACCTAGTGTTCTTGCctttaaatttctctttgatTTCCTTATCTTTATGGAGGTTTTCACAAGATTTTTCAGGAGAAATACAGTCAAGCAGTAAAAGCTAAATttagaggaaggaaaactgaCTCAGTGTTTAGAAACTAGTTCAGTGCTaccaggttttttttgtgtaagTCCACAAACATTTCATGAATGTCTTTATagtctttcttttattctgtgtgtCAAAATTACCATGAGAATCTTGACTGGGTATAAGTACTGAAGTGTTGTAATACTGGCTCTTTTCACAGCATCTGGCTGGATCCTAGTCCTGATAGACCTTTGAATAATAGGACAATTGaatataaatgaaagaaatttctgtTACAACTGTATAGTAGATTTTGGAATAATATGTTCAAATTTTAACTGTAAAACAGAGGGTGCTAATATGTCCCTTTTGATAACTGAACATGGACTGTAATACATAAGTATTTAATAAAATGGCTTTATTGCAACAGAGGACACTCTTCTGTGGCTGCTCCACTAGATGTCATTGGTACTGTGGGAATGTAAAGCTCGTAACTGTGGAATAGAGGCAATTCAGagcatgtctgtgtgtgcagttCTTAGAGGTGGAATTGGCACTACCCTTGTTGAATTGTGCTCATGATCATCCATCAAAGAATCCTGAGCTGTGGAAGCTTCTGTAGGTAACTGAGAATTAGTCAGCCGTTGgtccttaaaaaaaagccataaaatcAGAGTGTGGAGTGGGTTAACAGTGTAGTCAGTTGACTCTGCTGTTTCAGAGCAAGTGGAGGGTGATGGGGATGGGGG
It includes:
- the ZDHHC6 gene encoding palmitoyltransferase ZDHHC6, whose amino-acid sequence is MAVPGALGRARRLCHWGPAVALAVVAVCSATAMADAALWYWPLDTAGGSVNFIMLLNWTVMILYNYFSAMFVGPGYVPLGWTPEKSQDCMYLQYCKVCQSYKAPRSHHCRKCNRCVMKMDHHCPWINNCCGYQNHASFTLFLLLAPLGCIHASFIFVMTMYTQLYNRISFGWSSVKIDMSAAKRDPRPIIPFGLSAFAASLFALGLALGTTIAVGMLFIIQMKVILTNKTSIESWIEEKAKDRIQYYQTGETFIFPYDTGSKWKNFKQVFTWSGIPEGDGLDWPVRDGCHQYTLTIEQLKQKADKRVRSVRYRAVEDYSGVCCPVTKGVKTFFTTPCTEEPRIALSKGDLILATRGLKHWMYGEKILDSAADGGIRERGWFPRKCVEKCQYDSETDQPVDGEKKNR